In the genome of Lactiplantibacillus paraplantarum, one region contains:
- a CDS encoding putative holin-like toxin, with protein MSVFQTLSLMLLFGTFLIALLSYIDKHHK; from the coding sequence ATGAGCGTCTTCCAGACACTCTCGTTGATGTTGCTGTTTGGCACGTTTTTAATCGCGCTCCTCAGCTATATCGACAAGCACCACAAATAA
- a CDS encoding cytochrome P450 — MEKIPEVKVHLADLKALYNAGYEVLTKLRKEANSPVVEAHFLNQEIIAIYGRNAAKIFYDKRFFKRSNAMPKPILRTLQGEGGVQTLDGEAHHKRKKIFMDLMTPERLDDYKRLLEKNLITALNKQQETFELYALTKDVLFKTICSWAGINLENYSRDKITELEDDQVAMFEGTVTSIPDHINGLTGRKNAEEWAQELIKNAREAPLETDKNLALYAFSTATDEKGDLLPLKTAAVDLLNIIRPTVAITVWIALMGHALFSQNNNYIALKTDFFKLQDSFINELRRYYPFFPMIPAISIDDVEIDSYLIPKESWVVLDIYGTNHDTRYMKDADDFRVDRYVGRTKEISYSEQYEMIAQGGGDFREMHRCAGEWITLQTLRVFSDQLVNNYKFDIPAQDWTIPMNQFPTYPRSKVLLSKV, encoded by the coding sequence ATGGAGAAGATACCGGAAGTGAAAGTTCACTTGGCCGATTTAAAAGCTCTTTATAATGCTGGTTATGAAGTATTGACGAAACTACGTAAAGAGGCGAATTCACCTGTTGTAGAAGCGCACTTTCTAAATCAGGAAATCATTGCTATATATGGTAGAAATGCTGCCAAAATTTTCTATGACAAAAGATTTTTCAAACGCAGCAATGCCATGCCGAAACCAATATTGAGGACATTACAAGGTGAAGGGGGCGTTCAAACACTGGATGGTGAGGCCCATCATAAACGGAAAAAAATATTTATGGATTTAATGACACCAGAGCGTTTGGACGATTATAAGAGATTATTAGAAAAGAATTTGATCACCGCCTTAAATAAACAACAAGAAACTTTTGAGCTTTATGCATTGACTAAAGACGTGCTGTTTAAAACGATTTGCTCATGGGCTGGTATCAATCTAGAAAACTATTCTCGTGATAAGATAACTGAACTAGAAGATGACCAAGTAGCTATGTTTGAAGGAACTGTCACGTCGATTCCGGATCACATCAACGGGCTTACTGGCAGAAAAAATGCTGAAGAATGGGCTCAAGAACTGATAAAAAATGCACGTGAAGCTCCGTTAGAAACTGATAAGAATTTGGCCCTTTATGCTTTTTCAACTGCTACTGATGAAAAAGGAGATTTATTGCCACTCAAAACCGCAGCTGTAGATCTATTAAATATTATTCGGCCAACAGTTGCTATTACGGTATGGATAGCTCTTATGGGACATGCACTGTTTAGCCAGAATAATAACTATATTGCTCTGAAAACGGACTTCTTCAAGTTGCAAGATTCATTTATTAATGAATTACGACGCTATTATCCTTTTTTCCCTATGATTCCGGCCATCAGTATCGACGATGTAGAGATTGATAGTTACTTAATTCCTAAGGAAAGTTGGGTAGTTTTGGATATTTATGGGACTAATCATGATACAAGATACATGAAAGATGCCGATGATTTTAGGGTTGATCGTTATGTTGGCCGTACCAAGGAAATCTCCTATTCTGAACAATATGAAATGATTGCTCAGGGAGGTGGAGATTTTCGCGAAATGCATCGTTGTGCAGGAGAATGGATTACTTTACAAACATTACGAGTATTTAGTGATCAGTTAGTCAACAATTATAAGTTTGACATCCCTGCTCAGGATTGGACAATTCCGATGAATCAATTTCCTACCTACCCTAGAAGTAAAGTATTATTATCGAAAGTGTAA
- a CDS encoding IS30 family transposase, which yields MSSITYSERIKIETFCELGLSNIQMGVRLNRSPSTISYELSRCQPYQAELAQTDAEYKRSRCGRKTKLSDELKQKIFNHLRLSWSPGMIAHEFKLATKSIYNWLNQGKIEFSLNDLPEHGVRQRRNLDQRSKYNQSLGRSIEQRPIVVNRRNCIGDFELDTIVGPHGHSKAVLLTLIDRKSRFLWAYRLKKRTAVTVNEALTNFLATFNGPVHSFTVDRGTGFSGLVSLEAQYGIKTYYCHAYTPAERGSNERFNRNLRYFYPKGTYFEHISAQGLKITLLEINQRPLKILDWQTPYQVMLTNLSKNSD from the coding sequence TTGTCTAGTATAACCTATTCCGAACGAATTAAAATCGAAACCTTTTGTGAACTAGGGCTGTCCAATATCCAAATGGGCGTTCGGCTGAACCGATCACCGTCAACAATTTCTTATGAATTATCTCGATGTCAACCTTATCAGGCTGAATTAGCACAAACAGATGCCGAATACAAGCGATCACGATGTGGCCGGAAAACTAAGCTGAGCGATGAGTTAAAGCAAAAAATTTTCAACCATTTACGTCTAAGCTGGTCACCAGGAATGATAGCTCACGAATTTAAACTAGCGACTAAATCAATTTATAATTGGTTAAATCAAGGGAAAATTGAGTTTTCTTTAAATGATTTGCCTGAACATGGCGTGCGCCAACGGCGTAACCTTGACCAACGTTCTAAATATAATCAATCATTAGGACGGTCAATTGAACAGCGACCCATCGTGGTTAATCGACGTAATTGCATCGGTGATTTTGAATTAGATACAATTGTTGGCCCCCATGGGCATAGTAAGGCAGTTTTATTAACCTTAATCGATCGCAAATCACGGTTCCTTTGGGCCTACCGATTAAAAAAACGGACAGCAGTAACTGTTAATGAAGCCCTAACTAATTTTCTAGCAACTTTTAATGGCCCGGTGCATAGTTTTACGGTGGACCGTGGCACTGGGTTTAGCGGTCTAGTATCACTTGAAGCACAATATGGTATTAAGACCTATTACTGCCATGCTTATACGCCAGCTGAGCGCGGCAGTAATGAACGATTTAATCGGAACTTACGCTATTTTTATCCTAAGGGGACTTATTTTGAGCACATTAGTGCTCAAGGCTTGAAAATCACCTTACTCGAAATTAACCAGCGACCGCTTAAAATACTCGACTGGCAAACACCGTATCAGGTGATGCTGACAAATTTGTCCAAAAATTCGGATTAA
- a CDS encoding transposase has translation MPTRYDKEFKQNIIILYKQGESAAQLAREYGIGYSTVHKWIQGQAKTQSGKSPDEIKAMEKRLASRSEENEILKKALGFLAQK, from the coding sequence ATGCCAACTCGTTACGACAAAGAATTCAAACAAAACATCATCATCCTATATAAACAAGGCGAATCAGCCGCCCAACTGGCCAGAGAATATGGCATTGGCTATTCAACCGTTCATAAGTGGATCCAGGGCCAAGCCAAAACTCAATCCGGTAAATCGCCAGACGAAATTAAAGCGATGGAAAAGCGGCTGGCTTCCCGGTCTGAGGAGAACGAAATCCTAAAAAAAGCCCTGGGCTTCCTTGCGCAGAAGTAA
- a CDS encoding IS3 family transposase, whose product MFDYIHQESHHHQVTKMCRILGVSRAQYYRYRSPKPSKRRAEDADLKQRILRIFAEFKQRYGVMKIPHELNLELQPLQLRCSPRRISRLMKELDIHSVTVNKWKAASASKTKVEQRPNLLKQDFSTTGLNQKWTADMTYIQTKRNGWCYLSTIMDLHSRRIIGYSFSKKMATDLVLKTLESAVKNRTITGDLIIHTDLGSQYTSDDYNQRLTELHIRHSYSRKGCPYDNAPMESFHASLKRECVYPVPVFEDYETAAAVLFEYVHAFYNRKRIHSSLGYQTPLQVEIATLTSQMAA is encoded by the coding sequence ATCTTTGATTACATTCACCAAGAAAGCCATCACCACCAGGTAACCAAGATGTGCCGAATCCTCGGTGTTTCCAGAGCTCAGTATTATCGTTATCGATCCCCCAAACCTTCAAAACGCCGGGCCGAAGATGCGGACTTGAAACAACGGATTCTGCGGATTTTTGCGGAATTTAAGCAGCGATACGGTGTTATGAAGATCCCCCATGAATTGAATCTGGAACTTCAACCACTGCAGCTTCGGTGCAGTCCACGACGGATTTCCCGGCTCATGAAGGAACTGGATATCCACTCCGTTACCGTCAATAAGTGGAAAGCGGCTTCGGCTTCCAAAACCAAGGTTGAACAGCGTCCCAACTTGCTTAAGCAGGATTTCTCGACCACTGGTTTAAATCAAAAATGGACCGCTGATATGACCTATATTCAAACGAAGCGTAATGGCTGGTGTTACTTATCAACCATCATGGACCTGCACTCACGACGGATTATCGGCTATTCGTTCTCAAAAAAGATGGCTACTGATTTAGTCTTAAAGACCCTTGAAAGCGCGGTTAAAAATCGAACCATTACTGGGGACCTGATTATCCATACGGATTTAGGATCACAGTATACCAGCGATGATTACAATCAACGTTTAACTGAACTACATATCCGCCACTCATACAGCCGTAAGGGTTGTCCGTATGATAATGCGCCAATGGAATCCTTTCACGCTTCCCTCAAAAGGGAATGTGTTTATCCAGTGCCGGTCTTTGAAGATTATGAAACTGCCGCTGCCGTCCTTTTTGAATATGTGCATGCTTTCTACAATAGGAAGAGAATTCATAGTTCACTGGGCTACCAGACCCCCTTACAAGTTGAAATTGCAACACTTACGAGCCAAATGGCCGCCTGA
- a CDS encoding Spx/MgsR family RNA polymerase-binding regulatory protein → MIVVYTTPGCASCRKAKNWLDKYNITYEEQNIFQQPPTTEEIVKILKLTERGTEEIISRRSSGYGKLKEKLADLTLGELCNLINEDPHLLRRPIIVDENRLQVGYNEEDIRKFLPHEIRKEEFFDIMHEDKRLRTENIIE, encoded by the coding sequence ATGATTGTTGTGTATACCACACCAGGCTGTGCTTCATGTCGAAAAGCTAAAAATTGGTTAGATAAATATAATATAACTTATGAAGAACAAAATATTTTTCAACAACCTCCAACAACAGAAGAGATTGTAAAAATACTTAAATTAACAGAAAGAGGGACTGAAGAAATAATATCTAGGCGTTCCAGTGGTTATGGAAAGTTAAAGGAAAAACTAGCTGATTTAACATTGGGAGAGTTATGTAACCTTATTAATGAAGACCCTCACTTATTGAGACGGCCTATTATTGTTGACGAGAATCGTTTACAAGTCGGATACAATGAAGAAGATATTCGCAAATTTCTTCCCCATGAAATTAGAAAGGAAGAGTTTTTTGATATAATGCATGAAGATAAGCGACTTCGAACTGAAAATATAATAGAGTAG